In the genome of Flexistipes sinusarabici DSM 4947, one region contains:
- the aroC gene encoding chorismate synthase: MSGNSFGKIFRITTFGESHGPAVGVVLDGCPAGLELHEDDIQKELDRRRPGQSEITTPRDEADKVEILSGVFEGKTTGTPVCMVVYNKNQQSKDYGDVKNLFRPGHADYTYFMKYGIRDYRGGGRSSSRETIGRVAAGAVAKKLLSLKDIKITGYVKQIGTVKGEKFDEDFIERNPVRCADSEKYQEMKNYILKAKDRGDSVGGIVEVIIRGVEPGLGEPVFDRLNADLAKAILSLPAVKGIEFGRGFDVVYACGSENNDEISPHGFLSNNAGGTLGGISTGQDIVFRFPVKPASSILIPKQTIDKFGNSREVVTKGRHDPCVAPRVVPVAEAMASLVIVDSLMINKNKKISDFS; the protein is encoded by the coding sequence ATGTCAGGGAACAGCTTCGGTAAAATTTTCAGAATTACTACTTTTGGAGAAAGTCACGGACCTGCTGTTGGCGTGGTTCTGGACGGGTGTCCTGCCGGCTTGGAGCTTCATGAAGACGATATTCAGAAAGAGCTTGACAGAAGGAGACCCGGCCAAAGTGAAATAACTACCCCGAGAGATGAAGCTGACAAAGTGGAGATTTTAAGCGGTGTGTTTGAGGGCAAAACTACGGGAACGCCTGTTTGTATGGTTGTATATAACAAAAATCAGCAGTCCAAAGATTATGGTGACGTAAAAAATCTTTTCCGACCGGGACATGCTGATTATACTTATTTTATGAAATATGGTATCAGAGACTATCGGGGCGGGGGGCGCTCTTCGTCAAGGGAGACTATAGGCAGAGTGGCTGCAGGTGCAGTTGCAAAAAAACTTTTGTCCCTTAAAGATATAAAGATTACCGGTTATGTAAAACAGATAGGCACTGTTAAAGGGGAAAAGTTTGATGAAGATTTTATCGAAAGGAATCCGGTAAGATGTGCTGATTCTGAAAAATATCAGGAAATGAAGAATTATATTCTGAAAGCGAAAGACAGAGGTGATTCCGTTGGAGGAATAGTTGAAGTCATAATAAGGGGGGTTGAGCCCGGTTTGGGTGAGCCTGTTTTTGACAGATTAAATGCAGATTTGGCAAAGGCTATTTTATCCCTGCCGGCTGTGAAAGGGATAGAATTTGGCAGAGGTTTCGACGTGGTTTATGCCTGCGGCAGTGAAAATAATGATGAAATTTCTCCGCACGGCTTTTTGTCAAATAATGCAGGAGGGACACTTGGGGGGATTTCCACCGGTCAGGACATCGTTTTCAGATTTCCGGTAAAGCCTGCTTCGTCTATTTTAATTCCAAAGCAGACCATAGATAAATTTGGTAACAGCAGAGAAGTTGTTACAAAGGGCAGACATGATCCCTGCGTCGCCCCCAGAGTCGTTCCAGTTGCCGAAGCGATGGCTTCTCTGGTCATTGTGGATAGTCTTATGATAAATAAAAATAAAAAAATCTCGGATTTTTCCTAA
- a CDS encoding DUF190 domain-containing protein, producing the protein MTKLEGTQKLMRIFIGENDKYEGKPLYKSLVELCREKGIAGATVIRGIYGYGASSVIHSSRTLALSNDLPLIVEVVDSEEKVNNILPEIDKMIGHGLITLEVAHVIKYE; encoded by the coding sequence GTGACAAAACTTGAAGGTACACAAAAGCTGATGAGAATTTTTATCGGCGAAAATGATAAATACGAAGGAAAGCCTTTATATAAATCTTTGGTGGAATTATGTCGTGAAAAAGGTATTGCCGGTGCAACGGTGATCAGGGGGATATATGGTTACGGGGCGAGTTCAGTAATACATTCCTCAAGGACTCTTGCGCTGTCTAATGATCTCCCTTTGATTGTGGAAGTAGTGGACAGTGAAGAGAAAGTTAATAATATTCTTCCGGAAATTGACAAAATGATTGGTCACGGACTTATTACTTTAGAAGTGGCACACGTTATTAAATATGAGTGA
- the crcB gene encoding fluoride efflux transporter CrcB — MNILYIGIGGFFGAVSRFVVSKITMNIFGNLIPYGTIAVNILGSFLLGFLFTLSVIKMSDGAAFRALVCIGFLGSFTTFSTFSLEAVNILEENSYVLFFIYAATNVIISLITAFLGVYIARLWGGL, encoded by the coding sequence ATGAATATTTTATACATTGGAATCGGCGGTTTTTTCGGGGCTGTTTCCAGATTTGTCGTTTCAAAGATTACTATGAATATTTTTGGAAACCTCATTCCCTACGGTACTATTGCTGTTAATATTCTTGGCAGTTTTCTCCTTGGGTTTCTTTTTACTTTGTCCGTAATAAAAATGTCTGACGGAGCTGCTTTCAGAGCTTTGGTTTGCATAGGTTTCCTTGGCTCCTTTACCACTTTTTCTACATTTTCGCTGGAAGCTGTTAACATACTGGAAGAGAATTCGTATGTTTTATTTTTTATTTATGCTGCTACCAATGTAATTATCAGCCTTATTACTGCTTTTTTGGGCGTATACATTGCAAGACTGTGGGGTGGATTGTGA
- a CDS encoding zinc-dependent alcohol dehydrogenase family protein, producing MKAMVLKRIVELNQESEPLVLKDYPVPEPINGEILIKVKACGVCHTELDEIEGRTRPPKLPVIPGHEIVGEVVGMSGGVTKFKKGDRVGVGWIYSACGACFFCNNGLENLCSDFKATGRDADGGYAEYMKVNEHYAVKIPDAYEDSQAAPLLCAGAVGYRSLKLARMVNGQNLGFMGFGASAHLVLQLAKYLYPDSRFFVFARSASQRDFAKKLGAFWAGDIEDSPPEQCLSIIDTTPVYKTVLAGLLNIVPSGRVVVNAISKEEFDKESLMNLDYKNHLWMEKELKSVANVTPDDLQDFINIAAKAGIFPTVEEYPLEKANKALIEIKNGSSIGAKVLTLA from the coding sequence ATGAAGGCTATGGTTCTAAAAAGAATTGTAGAGTTAAACCAGGAATCCGAACCTTTGGTATTAAAAGACTATCCGGTCCCTGAACCGATAAACGGGGAAATATTAATAAAGGTAAAAGCCTGCGGAGTTTGTCATACAGAGCTTGATGAGATTGAAGGGCGTACCAGACCCCCTAAGCTGCCTGTTATTCCCGGCCATGAAATAGTGGGTGAGGTTGTGGGAATGTCAGGCGGTGTCACAAAATTCAAAAAAGGTGACAGAGTCGGAGTCGGCTGGATTTATTCAGCTTGTGGTGCTTGTTTTTTCTGCAATAACGGACTGGAAAACCTATGCAGCGATTTTAAGGCCACCGGCAGGGATGCAGACGGCGGATATGCCGAATATATGAAAGTCAATGAGCATTATGCTGTAAAAATACCTGATGCGTATGAAGATTCACAGGCGGCACCTTTGCTTTGTGCCGGAGCCGTGGGTTACCGCTCGCTAAAGCTTGCCCGGATGGTAAACGGACAGAACCTTGGTTTTATGGGATTCGGTGCATCCGCCCATCTGGTTCTTCAGCTTGCCAAATACCTGTATCCGGATTCCCGTTTTTTTGTTTTTGCAAGGAGTGCATCTCAGCGGGATTTTGCAAAAAAACTCGGTGCTTTTTGGGCAGGGGATATAGAAGATTCACCTCCGGAACAGTGTCTGAGTATTATTGACACTACTCCGGTGTACAAAACTGTACTGGCGGGTCTTTTAAATATTGTACCTTCGGGGCGTGTAGTGGTTAATGCCATTAGTAAAGAGGAATTTGACAAAGAGTCTTTGATGAACCTTGATTACAAAAATCACCTTTGGATGGAAAAAGAGTTAAAAAGTGTGGCAAACGTTACCCCTGATGATCTTCAGGATTTTATCAATATTGCTGCAAAAGCGGGGATTTTTCCCACTGTTGAAGAATATCCTTTGGAAAAAGCCAACAAAGCACTTATTGAGATAAAAAATGGGAGCAGTATAGGAGCAAAAGTTCTCACGTTGGCATAA